In a single window of the Flavivirga spongiicola genome:
- a CDS encoding TrmH family RNA methyltransferase: protein MSTKLISSTQNPIIRQLTQLKDKSRERRKTGLFLIEGAREISLAQKGNYEIEIILFHPELFSKEKLNDLSTEHVNIIEISKEVYQKLAYRDTTEGILAVAKSKNHNITDLKFNTKNPLVLVAEAPEKPGNIGAILRTADAANIDAVIIANPKTDFYNPNIIRSSVGCVFTNQIATGSISEIIGFLKENNINIYCAALQASVNYHTQDFNKSTAIVVGTEATGLSNEWLESSTQNIIIPMQGEIDSMNVSVAAGILIFEAKRQRGFL, encoded by the coding sequence TTGTCTACAAAGTTAATATCCAGTACGCAAAACCCAATTATTCGACAACTTACTCAATTAAAGGATAAGTCGCGAGAACGGAGGAAAACAGGGCTTTTTTTGATTGAAGGCGCACGTGAAATTTCGCTTGCCCAAAAAGGTAATTATGAGATTGAAATCATCTTATTTCATCCAGAATTATTTTCTAAAGAAAAACTAAACGATTTATCTACTGAACATGTAAACATTATAGAAATTTCCAAAGAGGTATATCAAAAGTTAGCTTATCGTGATACAACTGAAGGTATTCTAGCTGTTGCTAAAAGTAAAAATCATAACATAACTGATTTAAAATTCAATACGAAAAACCCTTTAGTTTTAGTTGCAGAGGCTCCGGAAAAACCCGGTAATATTGGCGCTATTTTAAGAACTGCCGATGCTGCTAATATAGATGCCGTTATTATTGCAAACCCAAAAACAGATTTTTATAACCCCAATATTATTCGTTCTAGTGTGGGTTGCGTATTTACAAATCAAATTGCTACAGGTAGTATTTCTGAAATTATTGGCTTCTTAAAAGAAAATAATATTAATATTTACTGCGCCGCTTTACAAGCATCTGTAAATTACCATACGCAAGATTTTAACAAATCGACAGCTATTGTTGTTGGCACTGAAGCAACTGGACTGAGTAATGAATGGCTAGAAAGTTCGACTCAAAATATTATTATCCCCATGCAAGGTGAAATTGATTCTATGAATGTGTCTGTTGCCGCTGGAATTCTTATTTTTGAGGCCAAAAGACAACGGGGGTTTTTATAA
- a CDS encoding DEAD/DEAH box helicase encodes MSTFQELGLNDDLLHAITDLGFIKPSEVQEKAIPILLESETDLVALAQTGTGKTAAFGFPMLEKIDVDSRTTQGLILSPTRELCLQITNEMKQYGKYCKGLNVVAIYGGSSITDQAREVKRGAQIIVATPGRMKDMISRRMVDISKIQYSVLDEADEMLNMGFKEDITDILSHTPEDKNTWLFSATMPREVAAIAKNFMSNPQEITVGNKNESTSNVSHEYYLVNARDRYQALRRLSDANPDIFSVVFCRTKRDTQKVAENLIEDGYSAGALHGDLSQNQRDLVMKSFRNKQIQTLVATDVAARGIDVDDITHVINYQLPDEIETYTHRSGRTGRAGKTGVSMVIVSKSEVRKIKSIERIIKRQFEKKDIPDGSEICEVQLMSLANKIHNTEINHEIDKHLSNINALFEDTDKDELIKKFFSVEFTRFYNYYQKSKNLNVSDDGGRDRDGGRDFGGKSDSSRYFINVGSKDGFDWMKLKDFLKEQLQLGRDDVFKVEVKDSFSFFNTENELKEKVLAFFTDFKHNGRFVNVEVSENRGGGRRNDRNRGRRRDDRKGGGRRDDRRSSSGNRSERRRSEGASKPRRSDSGSSSSFKPRRSRR; translated from the coding sequence ATGAGCACATTCCAAGAATTAGGTCTTAATGACGACCTATTACACGCTATTACAGATTTAGGTTTTATTAAACCAAGTGAGGTACAAGAAAAAGCAATCCCTATTTTATTAGAATCTGAAACAGATTTAGTGGCATTGGCCCAAACAGGAACTGGTAAAACTGCCGCTTTTGGTTTTCCAATGCTTGAAAAAATTGATGTAGATAGCAGAACAACACAGGGCTTAATTTTATCGCCTACAAGAGAGCTTTGTTTGCAGATTACCAACGAAATGAAACAATACGGCAAGTACTGTAAAGGGCTTAACGTAGTTGCTATTTATGGTGGGTCTAGTATTACAGATCAAGCCAGAGAAGTTAAAAGAGGTGCACAAATTATTGTAGCGACTCCGGGGCGTATGAAGGATATGATAAGCAGACGTATGGTTGATATTTCTAAAATTCAATATTCAGTTTTAGATGAAGCCGATGAGATGCTGAATATGGGTTTTAAAGAAGATATTACGGACATACTTTCTCATACTCCTGAAGATAAAAATACCTGGTTGTTTTCTGCAACAATGCCAAGAGAGGTGGCTGCCATTGCTAAAAACTTTATGAGTAATCCCCAGGAAATTACTGTTGGAAATAAAAATGAAAGCACAAGTAATGTATCACATGAATACTATTTAGTAAATGCCAGAGATCGTTACCAAGCTTTAAGACGTTTATCGGATGCAAACCCTGATATTTTCTCGGTCGTATTTTGTAGAACCAAACGAGATACACAGAAAGTAGCTGAAAACCTTATTGAAGATGGTTATAGCGCTGGTGCACTGCATGGTGATTTAAGTCAGAATCAACGTGATTTGGTGATGAAATCGTTTAGGAATAAACAAATACAAACACTGGTAGCTACAGATGTTGCTGCTCGTGGTATTGATGTAGACGATATTACCCATGTTATAAATTATCAATTACCTGACGAAATTGAAACCTACACCCACCGTTCTGGACGAACTGGACGTGCTGGAAAAACAGGGGTTTCTATGGTGATTGTTTCGAAAAGCGAAGTGCGTAAAATAAAAAGTATTGAACGCATTATTAAACGTCAATTTGAGAAAAAAGATATTCCTGATGGATCAGAAATTTGCGAAGTACAATTGATGTCTCTTGCAAATAAAATACATAACACAGAGATTAACCATGAAATTGATAAGCATTTATCGAATATTAACGCCTTGTTTGAGGATACAGATAAAGATGAATTGATTAAAAAATTCTTTTCAGTTGAATTTACCCGTTTCTACAACTATTATCAAAAATCTAAAAACTTAAATGTTTCTGATGATGGTGGTCGCGATCGTGATGGCGGGCGTGATTTTGGAGGCAAGTCTGATTCTTCGCGTTACTTTATTAATGTTGGTAGCAAAGATGGTTTTGACTGGATGAAACTTAAAGATTTCTTAAAAGAACAGTTACAACTTGGAAGAGATGATGTTTTTAAAGTTGAAGTAAAAGATAGCTTCTCATTTTTTAATACTGAAAACGAATTAAAAGAGAAAGTATTAGCTTTCTTTACAGACTTTAAACATAACGGACGCTTTGTAAATGTTGAAGTATCTGAAAACCGCGGTGGTGGCAGACGTAACGACAGAAACCGAGGCAGAAGGCGTGACGATAGAAAAGGTGGTGGAAGACGTGATGACAGAAGATCTAGCTCTGGAAACAGAAGCGAAAGACGTCGTTCTGAAGGAGCTTCAAAACCAAGACGTTCAGATTCTGGTAGTTCTAGTTCTTTTAAGCCCAGACGCTCAAGACGCTAG
- a CDS encoding DinB family protein: protein MKYLIENIIQQLEEVQKGKLWIGSTFNGKLNQVDENSVFLRPIENLHSVAEIISHLTLWRKETILKIQTRKGSKTDDCEENWLTNDKLEIVGWDNIKSEYDRTLSELIDLLKSKDDEFLNGLYYDTDFKGNYKYGFVINGMLHHDIYHLGQLGIIIKYLKENNKC, encoded by the coding sequence ATGAAATACCTTATCGAAAATATTATTCAGCAGCTAGAGGAAGTCCAGAAAGGAAAATTATGGATAGGTAGTACTTTTAATGGCAAATTGAATCAAGTAGATGAAAATTCGGTTTTTTTAAGACCAATTGAAAATTTGCACAGTGTTGCGGAAATAATTTCCCATTTGACACTATGGAGAAAAGAGACCATTTTGAAAATCCAGACTAGGAAAGGAAGTAAGACAGACGATTGTGAGGAAAATTGGTTGACTAATGATAAGCTCGAAATTGTAGGCTGGGATAATATTAAATCAGAATATGATAGAACTTTGTCGGAATTGATTGACTTATTGAAATCGAAAGACGATGAATTCTTGAATGGACTATATTATGATACAGATTTTAAGGGCAATTATAAGTATGGTTTTGTAATTAACGGCATGCTACATCACGATATTTATCATTTAGGACAACTTGGAATAATCATAAAATATTTGAAAGAAAACAACAAATGCTAA
- a CDS encoding M48 family metallopeptidase, producing MTSTTLFYIIIAILIINFLVDKILDALNAKHYNDALPEDLQDVYDDTEYKKSQNYKTTNYKFGILTSTFSILLTLGFLLFDGFEFVDNIARGYSDHPTIVALIFFGIIMIGSDILSTPFSYYSTFVIEEKFGFNKTTVKTFILDKIKGWLMMAIVGGGILALIIWFYQVTGNHFWLYAWGLVAVFTLFMNMFYSKLIVPLFNKQTPLEAGSLRDKISEYAQTVGFKLDKIFVIDGSKRSTKANAYFSGFGSEKRVTLYDTLINDLDEEEIVAVLAHEVGHYKKKHIIFNLFTSILLTGLTLFILSLFISNPLLSHALGVDIPSFHIGLIAFGLLYSPISEITGLIMNVFSRKFEYQADDYAKNTYKGEPLITSLKKLSKNSLSNLTPHRAYVFMHYSHPTLLERIKNLKA from the coding sequence ATGACATCAACAACTTTATTTTACATCATCATCGCAATATTAATTATCAACTTTCTAGTCGATAAAATCTTAGATGCTTTAAATGCGAAACATTATAACGATGCCCTTCCTGAAGATTTACAGGATGTCTACGATGATACTGAATATAAAAAATCACAAAATTATAAAACGACTAATTACAAATTTGGAATCTTGACTTCAACATTCTCCATTCTTTTAACCTTAGGTTTTTTACTTTTTGATGGTTTTGAGTTTGTAGATAATATAGCGAGAGGTTATAGTGACCATCCAACTATTGTTGCGCTTATTTTCTTTGGAATTATTATGATTGGTAGTGATATTCTATCTACACCTTTCTCCTATTACAGCACCTTCGTCATTGAAGAAAAATTTGGGTTTAATAAAACAACCGTCAAAACATTTATTCTAGATAAAATAAAAGGCTGGTTGATGATGGCGATTGTTGGTGGTGGCATTTTAGCACTTATTATTTGGTTTTATCAAGTTACGGGGAATCATTTTTGGCTGTATGCCTGGGGCTTGGTTGCTGTATTTACTTTGTTCATGAATATGTTTTACTCAAAACTTATTGTGCCTTTATTTAATAAACAAACCCCTTTGGAAGCTGGAAGTTTAAGAGATAAAATTTCTGAATATGCACAAACTGTTGGTTTTAAACTTGATAAAATATTCGTGATAGATGGCTCTAAACGTAGTACAAAAGCCAATGCATATTTCTCTGGGTTTGGTAGTGAAAAACGTGTGACACTCTACGATACTTTAATTAATGATTTAGACGAGGAAGAAATCGTTGCTGTACTTGCACACGAAGTTGGTCACTATAAAAAGAAACATATTATTTTTAATTTGTTTACTTCTATTCTATTAACAGGGTTAACACTTTTTATTTTGTCGCTTTTCATTTCAAATCCATTGTTATCGCATGCTTTGGGTGTAGACATTCCTAGTTTTCATATTGGACTCATTGCTTTTGGGTTATTATACTCCCCTATTTCTGAAATTACAGGTTTAATTATGAATGTATTTTCCAGAAAGTTTGAATACCAAGCAGATGACTATGCAAAAAACACCTATAAAGGAGAGCCTTTAATTACATCGCTTAAAAAACTTTCTAAAAATAGTTTGAGTAATTTAACACCTCATCGTGCTTATGTATTTATGCATTACTCACATCCTACCTTGTTAGAGCGGATCAAAAATTTAAAAGCTTAA
- a CDS encoding VOC family protein yields MENNMVGWFEIPVINMDRAIAFYNAVFKIKIQAQDFGGTLMGWFPFEEGKPGAAGSLVQNQAYEPSDKKGALIYFNSEDVNNELNRVEDAGGKVIQAKTQISPDVGYMGIFIDSEGNRIALHSRA; encoded by the coding sequence ATGGAAAATAATATGGTAGGTTGGTTTGAGATTCCTGTAATTAATATGGATCGCGCCATAGCTTTTTATAATGCAGTATTCAAAATAAAAATACAAGCACAGGATTTTGGAGGTACTTTAATGGGATGGTTTCCATTTGAAGAAGGAAAGCCAGGAGCTGCGGGTTCTTTGGTCCAAAATCAGGCCTATGAGCCAAGTGATAAAAAGGGAGCTTTGATTTATTTCAACTCAGAAGATGTTAACAACGAATTGAATAGGGTGGAAGATGCTGGTGGAAAAGTGATTCAAGCTAAAACACAAATTTCACCAGATGTTGGCTATATGGGTATTTTTATTGATAGTGAAGGGAATCGAATAGCGCTACATTCCAGGGCATAA
- a CDS encoding carboxypeptidase-like regulatory domain-containing protein, translated as MKNYLLFFAFIWTSAICVGQEADKVIGVVINSSNDIPLENVNIVNLNQVIGTTTNKKGEFEISAKTNDTLHFSYLGFKSIKVRVTNDWLKFGSSNIELTELALALEEVVVNQLKLTGYLEVDIKQLPVVNNNYRYSISGLPSTGYEAGSKSAITKIIGSIFNPADFLHRMFGKKPNELRKLKKMKEDDEIRTLLASRFDREMLTVLLQVDRVDLDEIVSQCDYSKGFIQTANDLQILDAISECYEEYKVLSRSRSKRI; from the coding sequence ATGAAAAACTACCTACTTTTTTTTGCTTTTATATGGACTTCCGCTATTTGTGTGGGACAAGAAGCTGATAAAGTTATTGGGGTTGTTATTAATTCATCAAATGATATACCTCTCGAGAATGTTAACATTGTTAACCTCAATCAAGTAATTGGTACGACTACCAATAAAAAAGGAGAATTTGAGATCTCTGCCAAAACAAACGATACACTACATTTTTCGTATTTAGGTTTTAAATCTATAAAAGTTAGAGTTACTAACGACTGGTTAAAGTTTGGAAGCTCTAATATTGAATTAACAGAATTGGCTTTAGCTCTTGAAGAAGTAGTTGTAAACCAACTAAAACTTACAGGGTATTTAGAAGTTGATATAAAACAACTACCTGTGGTCAATAATAATTATCGTTACAGTATTTCCGGGTTACCTAGTACAGGCTATGAAGCTGGTTCTAAAAGTGCTATAACCAAAATTATTGGATCTATTTTTAATCCTGCCGATTTTTTACATCGTATGTTTGGTAAAAAACCAAACGAATTACGAAAGTTAAAAAAGATGAAAGAGGATGATGAAATTAGAACATTACTAGCATCGCGTTTTGATAGGGAAATGCTCACTGTTTTATTACAAGTAGACCGTGTTGATTTAGATGAGATTGTAAGTCAATGTGATTATTCTAAAGGCTTTATACAAACTGCAAACGACTTACAAATACTTGATGCTATTAGCGAGTGTTATGAAGAATATAAAGTACTAAGCCGAAGCAGAAGTAAAAGAATATAA